Proteins encoded within one genomic window of Numenius arquata chromosome 12, bNumArq3.hap1.1, whole genome shotgun sequence:
- the XIRP1 gene encoding xin actin-binding repeat-containing protein 1 isoform X2: MAEPQKSSKVAITKMEDDLPPPPALGSVQVIAPGNHDPNPLPVPPPKQAFSKFYQQRQVNELKRLYRHMHPELRKNLEEAVTEDLAEMLNTEDPNAQASVNLDKVLPGEVQSMRWIFENWALDSIGDHQATKKLTEEEIIPSGDVKSTSLRFESQSINGDSLSTSAKVSDTDLARGDVHTARWLFETQPLDSLNKLYSDETEMQEAVLKDLVQGGDVKGARQLFEAQSLDAIGRCCSVEEKSILQLKSEIQELKGDVKKTIRLFQTEPLCAIRDKTGNIHEIKSVCREEIQSNAVRTARWLFETQPLDTINKDTSKVQIIRGISLEEIGRPDVSGARWIFETQPLDAIREITVEEQDFKASTDFVTGADVSKQRMLFETQTLDSLKGEASESTVAKEQVIGGDVKSTLWLFETQPMETLKDNFEVGRLKKVELSAEEKGDVKQRKYVFETCPFGNISKAFEEEIPAPSTEEVVKGDVKSFKTLFETIPLDSIKQADAEPITKEEEKIPAGNVKANQILFETTPLYAIKDSFGNFHEVTSVSREQIISGDVKNYKWMFETRPLDQFDESTKKVDIIRGITKQEVVAGDVRTAKWLFETQPMDVIHHQAMQGEEQPSVKREISQRGDVKTCRWLFETQPIHTLYEKAEKKQEEDGIVPQADVKSYTWMFETQPLASLKGQEEQYLQVSKAYTQEELQGVDVKTVRHLFETEPLGSGAVSEADRKKTMRYSSRVEIQSGEVSRVKEFFEAKPLDTATKPTSQKNDGTIEAGSVHKFTWLFENYPMDTLKDSSEGIQEIPPEKDIKGGDVRGKRFVFETYSLDQIHDKVDETELQKIQKDTINKANVKSCTMLFESQPLYAIQDKEGRYHEVTSVQKEEIMKGDVKGARWLFETKPLDQIKKEEEVFVIRAVTQEDIKKGDVQAARWRFETEPLDSFSEGKMSVPRTVDDVQKGDVQSNKQLFESQQVGQKKYVRMVSVSDVQRGDVRTSTWLFENQPVDSLYGDAERGSPISTVQREDRQKGDVKRCTWLFETQPMDTLKDPEVTANAGTQEVIPRADVKSTTWLFESTPLDKFSASEGSIETELKERTMKETLETLCTYQAIQHDGILIEANDTESVKMVKYHLSSPGAPEILKEEIVGGHLQRIMLQLLHRTNVEAQSVLVEEDREGKIKVSPLQLLDQSEAVKGKEDLSGNVAKALQGLLSQDASIKKGMVLQETKSGSVKMTLYSLLFHSVQQKVVKGDVKSTIGNLLASSQEQKTTATIKREDNEKGNVQLFASCIEKGDLDYLKNLQQESEIQSLISSQAEQGADESAPRVVQGAKIHILPNKEQIEKVIAEGEPGAMAGARKVFTCESVGKEGALEREAMHAAGMTGTTVQCLGKPLPTVMGKEEVLSGGLKVTTKSIQRVADVSKKAEKEAASSACLKEPKAMMQGISSTQVTAQREEVDGKQPSLVMGEASQGQPEEKALGSDLQAAMQSLRLATAEAKNIQHHVQSKLQRNREEVHTACRQQAVSTQGTVTLQSTVRQQETASTRQESTSTAVRTTTSRVQETSKSHTSVSQKSIASHKKVSASEEVQGGQLLSQESQVVPSRDVSIKDGLYTATPVKTYINPFVESDYKEQSVQEERDVIVRGDVQTAIRALQSAATEQRLVEKEDVVRGNLKATLQSLEKSNVNVSRGDFKAAMIYRNAGQSYSMCKKKNETQVVSNQTAVVASGSQADNDFPPPPSVAVTKAEHCPPSTKATREGALPLPTSKDEATGCSAPLHTPPPALPSLSCKPTDQSPAEKPRTPPKPEITAPPRKKPVPPPKPEHLLHEAHSASASSSTSRSTKPVPPPVPPKPPGLREISKPKPPPTALGLSCMEGCEQSVYGEVQTKCCTLETPGNKPVTLQGVTTERKLPKNIAKTPLQMAEERYKASRGGQGKVESDSAKTSKPIENGVVSFQVERGMMSGKAEAIRRRTGEVVQRHIELCQDENGCSSASPPPCPGRGQTPNMPGQTEPSTSPVGHITPPKKGDDVAQNATSKVERESVSNSYGLWDSQRVIQQVNEMSQMCHSTSFHQQSMNSFEEQVQGNSGELKCPDGEAETSGQEKPAVVMREKPRRETEDERRKRLSVHKEEIMKGNVKEAMEIFENLRRQEELQEILTRVKEFEEETSKVDVKALKSFFEKVPEWVVRQKAHQAKQQDRAETLAKEDTDSVSSVELVFGDLERASAEIIHLKEQTLARLLDIEEAIKKVLYSVSSLKSESDIAGLSGLFKESLGNTQSSVSSSNIRKISIVSSKAKQEGTMLETGEAASGGSAKVTEKNEVTKAELGVPRLVQSRGSSPSSPSYISIESAARKPAESPRTAHSPWDVPSPDSLDTSGKRDAFTQDSFSSFKHPPAGEKRAEPMQKKAGLSSMKQHSLGNANHQINEKEKCPPDTSKGSCHCGMKGGFPDYCSLNAPSPQNPRRQKSILELQTGPDGSKLYGATRTVMEQYEEMDQFGNKIITSSTTVTKQSETQTSSTCDVISHPQYEVSASPVFQRYLKSPGKDFHTNGSFQEPGVVFVTFGNSKPKK; encoded by the coding sequence ATGGCAGAGCCTCAAAAATCATCTAAAGTTGCCATCACGAAAATGGAAGACGACTTACCTCCCCCTCCCGCCCTTGGCTCAGTCCAGGTCATCGCTCCAGGCAACCATGATCCCAACCCACTCCCTGTGCCTCCTCCAAAGCAAGCCTTCTCCAAGTTCTACCAGCAGCGTCAAGTGAATGAGCTAAAGAGGCTCTACAGACATATGCATCCTGAGCTCAGGAAGAACTTGGAAGAAGCTGTGACTGAGGACCTGGCAGAAATGCTTAATACTGAAGATCCCAATGCACAGGCATCTGTGAACCTGGACAAAGTTCTTCCAGGAGAGGTTCAGTCCATGCGCTGGATCTTTGAGAACTGGGCACTTGACTCCATTGGAGATCATCAAGCCACAAAGAAGCTGACAGAAGAAGAGATCATTCCCAGTGGGGATGTGAAAAGTACTTCCCTGAGATTTGAAAGCCAGTCAATCAATGGGGACAGTCTGTCAACATCAGCCAAGGTATCAGACACAGACCTTGCCAGAGGGGATGTGCATACTGCTCGGTGGCTGTTTGAAACCCAACCACTAGACTCATTAAACAAACTGTATTcagatgaaactgaaatgcaggaggcGGTTCTCAAGGATCTTGTCCAGGGAGGTGATGTGAAAGGTGCCAGACAGCTCTTTGAAGCGCAGTCCTTGGATGCTATAGGGCGCTGCTGCTCTGTGGAGGAGAAGAGTATTCTGCAGCTCAAGTCAGAAATCCAGGAGCTAAAAGGAGATGTTAAGAAGACTATCAGGCTCTTCCAAACAGAGCCCCTCTGTGCCATCAGAGATAAAACTGGAAACATCCATGAAATCAAGTCCGTCTGCCGAGAAGAAATTCAGAGTAATGCAGTCAGAACAGCTCGCTGGCTGTTTGAGACTCAGCCCCTGGATACCATCAACAAGGACACTTCCAAAGTGCAAATAATCCGTGGGATTTCATTAGAAGAAATTGGAAGGCCAGATGTCAGTGGAGCAAGATGGATATTTGAAACTCAGCCTCTGGATGCCATCAGAGAAATCACTGTTGAAGAACAGGACTTCAAGGCTTCAACAGATTTTGTCACAGGGGCAGATGTCAGTAAACAGAGAATGCTCTTTGAGACCCAGACTCTTGATTCTCTGAAAGGAGAAGCTTCAGAAAGCACTGTAGCCAAAGAACAAGTCATTGGAGGTGACGTGAAATCCACACTCTGGCTATTCGAAACCCAGCCAATGGAAACCCTGAAAGACAATTTTGAGGTGGGTCGTTTAAAGAAAGTAGAGCtttcagcagaggagaagggtgatgtgaagcaaagaaaatatgtCTTTGAGACCTGTCCCTTTGGCAACATCTCCAAGGCATTTGAGGAAGAAATTCCAGCCCCCAGCACAGAAGAAGTAGTGAAAGGGGATGTGAAGTCTTTCAAGACCCTGTTTGAGACTATCCCCTTAGACAGCATCAAGCAGGCTGATGCTGAACCCATCaccaaagaagaggagaaaattccAGCTGGCAATGTCAAAGCCAACCAAATCCTGTTTGAGACGACACCTTTGTATGCCATCAAGGATAGCTTTGGCAATTTCCATGAAGTCACGTCTGTAAGCAGAGAGCAAATCATCAGTGGTGATGTCAAGAACTACAAATGGATGTTTGAAACCAGGCCCCTGGACCAGTTTGATGAAAGCACCAAGAAAGTGGATATAATACGGGGGATCACAAAACAAGAGGTGGTGGCTGGTGATGTCAGAACTGCCAAGTGGCTCTTTGAAACTCAGCCCATGGATGTCATTCATCACCAAGCCATGCAAGGTGAGGAGCAGCCCTCAGTGAAGCGGGAGATCTCCCAGCGGGGGGATGTGAAGACCTGCAGGTGGCTTTTTGAGACCCAGCCCATCCACACCCTATACGAGAAGGCTgaaaagaagcaggaggaggatggtATTGTGCCCCAAGCTGATGTGAAGTCGTACACATGGATGTTTGAGACTCAGCCCCTGGCCTCCCTGAAAGGCCAGGAGGAGCAGTATTTACAAGTCAGTAAGGCATACACTCAGGAGGAATTACAGGGAGTTGATGTCAAAACTGTCCGGCACCTATTTGAGACTGAACCTTTGGGCAGCGGTGCTGTCAGTGAAGCTGACCGAAAGAAAACCATGCGGTACTCCAGTCGTGTGGAGATACAGTCTGGGGAAGTGTCAAGAGTGAAGGAGTTCTTTGAAGCTAAGCCCTTGGATACAGCCACCAAACCAACATCCCAGAAGAATGATGGGACAATTGAAGCTGGATCCGTGCACAAGTTCACTTGGCTCTTTGAGAACTACCCCATGGACACCCTGAAGGACAGCTCTGAGGGCATACAGGAAATCCCTCCAGAGAAGGATATCAAGGGGGGAGATGTTAGAGGCAAAAGATTTGTATTTGAGACCTATTCCCTTGACCAAATCCATGACAAAGTGGATGAGACAGAGCTCCAGAAGATCCAGAAAGACACCATAAACAAAGCTAATGTCAAGTCCTGCACAATGCTCTTTGAAAGCCAACCCTTATATGCTATTCAGGACAAAGAAGGGAGATACCACGAGGTCACCTCAgtgcagaaagaagaaatcatGAAAGGTGATGTGAAAGGTGCCCGGTGGTTGTTTGAAACTAAGCCCCTGGATCAGATcaagaaggaagaagaggtgtTTGTGATTAGGGCTGTCACCCAAGAGGACATCAAGAAAGGAGATGTCCAGGCTGCCCGGTGGAGGTTTGAGACAGAACCTCTTGATTCCTTCTCAGAGGGAAAGATGTCTGTGCCCAGAACAGTAGATGATGTGCAGAAGGGAGATGTTCAGTCCAACAAGCAGCTCTTTGAGTCCCAACAAGTGGGTCAGAAGAAGTACGTGAGGATGGTCAGTGTCAGTGATGTTCAGCGGGGCGATGTGAGGACGTCCACTTGGCTTTTTGAAAACCAGCCTGTGGACTCCCTGTACGGGGATGCGGAGAGAGGTTCACCTATCAGTAcagtgcagagagaggacagaCAAAAAGGGGATGTAAAACGCTGCACCTGGTTGTTTGAAACCCAGCCAATGGACACCCTTAAGGACCCAGAGGTGACGGCCAATGCTGGCACCCAAGAAGTGATCCCTCGTGCAGATGTAAAAAGTACAACATGGCTCTTTGAGAGCACTCCTTTGGATAAATTTAGTGCTTCTGAAGGTAGTATagaaacagaactgaaagaaaGGACCATGAAGGAGACTTTAGAGACACTCTGCACTTACCAGGCTATTCAGCATGATGGAATCCTCATTGAAGCCAATGATACGGAGAGTGTGAAGATGGTGAAGTACCACCTCAGCAGCCCCGGTGCTCCAGAGATCCTGAAAGAGGAGATTGTGGGAGGCCATTTGCAAAGGATcatgctgcagctcctgcacagAACCAATGTGGAAGCACAGAGCGTGCTGGTGGAGGAGGACAGAGAGGGCAAGATCAAAGTAAGCCCATTGCAGCTATTGGACCAGAGTGAAGCTGTTAAAGGCAAAGAGGACCTGAGTGGAAATGTAGCTAAGGCTTTACAGGGTCTCCTCAGTCAAGACGCTTCCATCAAAAAAGGGATGGTCTTACAAGAGACAAAGTCAGGATCAGTGAAGATGACCCTCTACTCCCTCCTGTTCCATTCTGTCCAGCAGAAAGTTGTCAAGGGGGATGTGAAGTCAACAATAGGGAACCTGTTGGCTTCTTCTCAGGAGCAGAAAACAACAGCAACCATTAAGCGTGAGGACAATGAGAAGGGAAATGTCCAGCTTTTCGCGAGCTGCATTGAGAAGGGAGATCTAGACTATCTGAAGAATCTCCAGCAGGAGTCAGAGATACAGTCCCTCATCTCTTCCCAAGCAGAGCAGGGGGCAGACGAGAGTGCCCCACGGGTTGTGCAGGGGGCTAAGATACATATCTTaccaaataaagaacaaatagAGAAAGTAATTGCAGAGGGTGAGCCAGGGGCTATGGCGGGAGCAAGGAAGGTGTTCACATGTGAAAGCGTGGGCAAAGAGGGTGCATTAGAGAGAGAGGCCATGCATGCAGCAGGTATGACAGGCACCACTGTGCAATGTCTTGGGAAACCCCTGCCCACAGTGATGGGAAAGGAAGAAGTGTTGTCGGGGGGGCTTAAAGTGACTACAAAGTCAATTCAAAGGGTTGCAGATGTCagcaagaaagcagagaaagaagcagcatcCTCTGCCTGTTTGAAGGAACCCAAAGCTATGATGCAAGGCATATCATCAACCCAAGTGACGGCTCAGAGGGAAGAAGTTGATGGGAAACAGCCAAGTTTGGTGATGGGGGAAGCCAGTCAGGGGCAGCCAGAAGAAAAGGCTCTCGGGAGTGATCTTCAGGCTGCGATGCAAAGCCTGAGGCTAGCAACAGCAGAGGCAAAAAACATTCAACATCATGTCCAGAGCAAGCTACAGAGGAACAGGGAGGAGGTCCACACGgcctgcaggcagcaggcagtCAGCACACAGGGCACAGTGACTCTTCAATCAACTGTACGCCAACAAGAGACTGCGTCCACCAGGCAGGAGAGCACCAGCACTGCCGTCAGGACCACCACCTCTAGAGTCCAGGAGACATCCAAGAGTCACACAAGCGTGTCTCAGAAGAGCATAGCATCACACAAAAAGGTCAGTGCTTCAGAGGAAGTACAGGGAGGACAACTATTGAGCCAGGAAAGCCAAGTTGTGCCTAGTAGAGATGTTAGCATTAAAGATGGCCTTTATACTGCCACACCTGTGAAAACCTATATAAACCCTTTTGTTGAGTCTGATTACAAAGAGCAATCAGTGCAAGAAGAAAGAGATGTTATTGTCAGAGGGGATGTACAGACAGCTATCAGAGCACTGCAAAGTGCCGCCACAGAACAGCGCCTGGTAGAAAAGGAGGATGTTGTCCGAGGTAATTTAAAAGCCACACTTCAGTCGCTGGAAAAGTCTAACGTTAATGTCTCCAGAGGGGATTTTAAAGCCGCTATGATATACAGAAATGCAGGGCAGTCCTATTCtatgtgtaaaaagaaaaatgagactcAAGTCGTTAGTAACCAGACAGCTGTAGTGGCTTCTGGGTCACAGGCTGATAAtgactttcctcctcctccctcagttGCTGTGACGAAAGCAGAGCATTGCCCACCCTCAACTAAAGCAACAAGAGAAGGTGCCCTTCCACTACCAACCAGCAAAGATGAAGCCACAGGATGTTCTGCACCACTCCAcacccctcctcctgccctcccttctcTGTCCTGTAAACCCACTGATCAGAGTCCTGCAGAGAAGCCCAGGACTCCTCCAAAACCAGAAATTACTGCTCCACCCAGGAAAAAACCTGTTCCTCCTCCAAAACCTGAGCACCTCTTACACGAGGCACATTCTGCCTCTGCAAGTAGCAGCACAAGCAGATCAACCAAACCGGTCCCTCCACCCGTGCCTCCAAAACCTCCAGGCCTGAGGGAGATCAGCAAGCCAAAGCCTCCCCCCACAGCGCTGGGGTTAAGCTGCATGGAAGGTTGTGAACAATCAGTCTATGGGGAGGTTCAAACAAAATGCTGCACTTTGGAGACGCCTGGGAACAAGCCTGTCACTCTTCAGGGTGTGACCACTGAGAGAAAGCTGCCAAAAAACATTGCCAAAACCCCTCTGCAAATGGCAGAGGAAAGGTACAAGGCAagcagaggagggcaaggaaagGTGGAATCAGACAGTGCTAAGACTTCAAAGCCGATAGAAAACGGAGTGGTTAGTTTTCAAGTCGAGCGGGGAATGATGAGCGGGAAGGCAGAGGCTATAAGGAGACGCACTGGTGAGGTGGTTCAGAGGCATATAGAGCTGTGCCAAGATGAGAATGGGTGCTCTTCAGCATCACCTCCACCATGTCCTGGTAGAGGACAGACACCTAATATGCCAGGGCAGACTGAGCCAAGCACCTCCCCTGTGGGCCACATCACTCCTCCAAAGAAAGGAGATGACGTTGCACAAAATGCCACATCCAAGGTGGAAAGAGAAAGTGTGTCTAATTCTTATGGATTGTGGGATAGTCAGAGAGTCATACAGCAGGTGAATGAGATGAGTCAGATGTGTCATTCAACATCCTTCCATCAGCAGTCAATGAACTCCTTTGAGGAGCAAGTGCAGGGGAATAGTGGGGAACTGAAATGTCCTGATGGGGAGGCAGAGACATCTGGTCAGGAGAAGCCAGCAGTTGTTATGAGAGAAAAACccaggagagaaacagaagatGAACGTCGGAAGAGGCTGTCAGTACACAAAGAGGAGATCATGAAAGGCAATGTAAAGGAGGCTATGGAGATCTTTGAGAACCTAAGGAGACAGGAGGAGCTGCAAGAGATCCTGACTCGAGTGAAGGAGTTTGAAGAGGAGACAAGCAAAGTGGATGTGAAAGCTCTGAAGAGCTTCTTTGAGAAGGTTCCTGAATGGGTTGTTCGTCAGAAGGCCCACCAGGCCAAGCAACAGGATAGGGCTGAGACACTGGCAAAAGAGGACACTGACAGTGTCTCCTCAGTGGAGTTGGTTTTCGGGGACCTGGAGCGAGCAAGTGCTGAGATCATTCACCTGAAGGAGCAGACACTTGCCCGGCTCCTGGACATTGAGGAGGCCATCAAGAAAGTTCTTTATTCTGTCTCTAGTCTCAAGTCTGAGTCAGACATCGCTGGGCTCTCAGGACTATTCAAGGAGTCTCTGGGGAACACCCAAAGCTCAGTGAGCAGCAGCAACATCCGTAAAATCAGTATTGTCTCAAGCAAAGCCAAGCAGGAGGGAACCATGCTGGAGACAGGGGAGGCAGCATCTGGAGGGAGCGCAAaggtgacagaaaaaaatgaggtaaCCAAGGCAGAGCTTGGTGTTCCCCGCCTTGTTCAATCTCGTGGCAGCTCTCCCTCCTCACCTTCCTACATCTCCATCGAGTCTGCTGCCAGGAAACCGGCAGAATCACCCCGGACAGCACATTCCCCATGGGATGTCCCTTCACCAGACTCTCTTGACACTTCAGGAAAGAGGGATGCTTTTACTCAGGACAGCTTTAGCTCCTTTAAGCATCCACCAGCAGGTGAGAAAAGAGCAGAGCCCATGCAAAAAAAAGCTGGGCTAAGCTCAATGAAGCAGCACAGCCTTGGCAATGCCAACCATCAGATCAATGAGAAGGAGAAGTGCCCTCCAGACACCTCCAAAGGCAGCTGCCATTGTGGGATGAAAGGAGGCTTTCCAGACTACTGCTCCCTGAATGCACCCAGCCCACAAAATCCACGGAGGCAGAAAAGCATCTTGGAGCTGCAGACAGGGCCTGATGGGTCCAAGCTCTATGGAGCCACCCGGACCGTCATGGAGCAGTATGAGGAAATGGACCAGTTTGGAAACAAAATCATCACTTCATCCACCACAGTCACCAAGCAATCTGAGACGCAAACATCTTCCACGTGCGATGTGATCTCTCATCCCCAATATGAGGTATCTGCCTCACCCGTGTTTCAGAGGTACTTGAAGAGCCCAGGCAAAGACTTCCACACCAATGGCAGCTTTCAGGAGCCAGGAGTGGTCTTTGTCACCTTTGGAAACTCCAAGCCAAAGAAGTAG